A genomic segment from Bradyrhizobium diazoefficiens USDA 110 encodes:
- a CDS encoding IS3-like element ISRj2 family transposase (programmed frameshift): MTKKSRRTHSPAFKAKVALAAVKGDKTLAELAQLFDVHPNQITIWKNQLLEGAAGVFGHDKTSAETPVDLKALHAKIGELALENGFFVRRAHQGGPAERKAMIDRGHDLSIVRQAKVLKLARSTVYYEPRPVSAEDLALMRRLDELHLDYPFAGARMLRSLLRREGVYAGRRHIATLMKRMGIEAVYRRPNTSKPAPGHKIYPYLLRGLKIERPDHAWAMDITYIPMRRGFVYLAAVVDVFSRRVLAHRVSITMEAAFCVEAVQEALAKHGRPAIFNTDQGSQFTSLEFTDVLLDAKIAISMDGKGAWRDNVFVERLWRTVKYEEVYLRAYDSVSEARASIAKYLAFYNQGRPHSSLDGRTPDEAYFGTQAMVMAA; the protein is encoded by the exons ATGACGAAGAAGAGCCGCCGGACGCATTCTCCGGCATTCAAGGCGAAGGTTGCTTTGGCTGCGGTCAAAGGAGACAAGACACTGGCGGAGCTGGCGCAACTGTTTGATGTTCATCCGAACCAGATCACGATCTGGAAAAACCAGCTCCTGGAAGGCGCCGCCGGCGTGTTTGGGCATGACAAGACATCGGCCGAGACGCCGGTCGATTTGAAGGCGTTGCATGCCAAGATCGGCGAGCTGGCGTTGGAAAACG GATTTTTTGTCCGGCGCGCTCACCAAGGCGGGCCTGCTGAGCGCAAAGCGATGATCGACCGCGGTCATGATCTTTCTATCGTGCGCCAGGCGAAGGTCCTGAAGCTGGCTCGCAGCACGGTCTACTATGAACCTCGGCCAGTTTCGGCCGAGGACCTTGCCTTGATGCGTCGGCTCGATGAGCTGCATCTCGATTATCCCTTCGCGGGAGCGCGTATGCTGCGATCGTTGCTGCGGCGGGAGGGGGTATACGCCGGTCGCCGCCACATCGCGACGCTGATGAAGCGCATGGGGATCGAGGCGGTCTATCGTCGCCCGAACACGAGCAAGCCGGCTCCGGGTCACAAGATCTACCCGTACCTGTTGCGCGGATTGAAGATCGAGCGGCCCGACCATGCGTGGGCAATGGACATCACCTACATTCCGATGCGGCGTGGCTTCGTCTATCTCGCGGCGGTCGTCGATGTGTTCAGCCGACGGGTCCTGGCCCATCGCGTCTCGATCACAATGGAGGCGGCCTTCTGCGTCGAAGCGGTCCAGGAGGCGTTGGCGAAGCACGGCAGGCCCGCGATTTTCAACACGGACCAGGGCAGCCAGTTCACCAGCCTCGAGTTCACCGATGTGCTGCTGGACGCGAAGATCGCCATCAGCATGGATGGCAAGGGCGCCTGGCGCGACAACGTGTTTGTCGAGCGGCTCTGGCGCACGGTCAAATACGAAGAAGTTTATCTCCGCGCCTACGACAGCGTGTCCGAGGCGCGAGCGTCAATTGCCAAGTATCTGGCCTTCTACAATCAGGGACGCCCTCACTCGAGCCTTGACGGGCGCACGCCCGACGAGGCTTACTTCGGCACGCAAGCTATGGTGATGGCCGCATGA
- a CDS encoding HAMP domain-containing protein, giving the protein MNAVTVGFGAQTATTTLQRFVRFVRGSGSLSVADKVYSIAGFLTIVTMFLLVMSVQCVRLQTNYRHMQIDSASAAVNIGRVNALIYAIVMESRGIYMSTEPAKVKQFADELVKCSGELTAVMMRWGQTVHPDDLEQFEAFKQRVMQFIDFRLELVRRGLEISPAAAREWDDNQANRTVRSKLNADLEALQRSYDKRAREADQLADENRYAAWYLFMLGLAALVLAAINVLVMRDSVVGRLSDIAQATDRIAAGDIKSEVPHLMRHDEIGHLAQHAALP; this is encoded by the coding sequence ATGAACGCAGTGACGGTGGGCTTTGGGGCGCAGACCGCGACCACGACGCTGCAAAGGTTTGTCCGCTTTGTGCGCGGCTCCGGTAGCCTGAGCGTGGCCGACAAAGTCTATTCCATCGCCGGATTTTTGACGATCGTCACAATGTTTCTGTTGGTGATGTCGGTCCAATGCGTGCGCCTGCAGACGAACTATCGGCACATGCAGATCGATTCGGCGTCGGCTGCCGTCAATATCGGGCGCGTCAACGCCCTGATCTACGCGATCGTGATGGAGTCGCGCGGGATCTACATGTCCACCGAACCGGCGAAAGTAAAGCAATTCGCGGACGAGTTGGTCAAGTGCAGCGGCGAGCTCACGGCGGTGATGATGCGCTGGGGGCAGACTGTCCATCCCGACGATCTCGAGCAATTCGAGGCGTTCAAACAGCGAGTGATGCAGTTCATCGACTTTCGGCTGGAACTGGTGCGGCGGGGGCTCGAGATCAGTCCGGCCGCGGCTCGTGAATGGGACGATAACCAGGCCAATCGCACCGTGCGCAGCAAGCTCAATGCTGACCTCGAGGCACTGCAGCGATCCTACGATAAGCGAGCCCGCGAAGCCGACCAGCTTGCTGACGAGAACCGCTATGCGGCCTGGTACCTGTTCATGCTTGGACTCGCGGCGCTGGTCCTTGCCGCGATCAACGTCCTCGTCATGCGCGACTCCGTGGTCGGGCGGCTCTCCGATATCGCGCAAGCAACCGACCGGATCGCCGCAGGAGACATCAAGAGCGAGGTGCCGCATCTGATGCGGCACGACGAGATCGGGCATCTGGCCCAACATGCAGCACTTCCGTGA
- a CDS encoding PAS-domain containing protein: MQHFRDAMQKILELEQLEFNTAQQRDAAITQRDQFNDKYQAKKWQLSAAINSMPQGLIMLDGRANVVAMNNNYRRIYNLPETIRAGSTLEKILQHRIKSGLFSDDIAKHLAAIVDRIARREPTAYEIALNDGRTINIYERPMDGGGWVSVHEDVTDLRHGQRMLERTERLLATIVENVHEGIIAKDARTLRYLFVNKAAEKMIGMSRAEIVGRTARELFSPEAADLIERRDRQLLAQKQQFEPIVDTIDSPVRGRRVICARRLQIGGAGEQPHTFVTMVEMGADRERQ; encoded by the coding sequence ATGCAGCACTTCCGTGATGCCATGCAAAAGATTCTAGAGCTGGAGCAGCTCGAGTTCAACACGGCGCAGCAACGCGACGCCGCTATAACCCAGCGCGACCAGTTCAACGACAAGTACCAGGCCAAGAAGTGGCAGTTATCGGCGGCGATCAACAGCATGCCGCAAGGCCTCATCATGCTTGACGGCAGGGCCAATGTCGTCGCGATGAACAATAACTATCGGCGGATCTACAATCTGCCAGAGACGATCAGGGCTGGCTCTACGCTGGAGAAAATCCTGCAGCATCGTATCAAGAGCGGGCTCTTCAGCGACGACATCGCGAAACATCTCGCGGCGATTGTCGATCGAATCGCCCGGCGCGAGCCGACCGCCTATGAGATCGCGCTAAATGACGGCCGCACCATCAATATCTACGAGCGTCCGATGGATGGCGGCGGGTGGGTGTCCGTGCATGAGGACGTCACCGACCTGCGACATGGCCAGCGGATGTTGGAGAGGACTGAGCGTCTGCTGGCCACCATTGTCGAGAACGTTCACGAAGGCATCATCGCCAAGGACGCGCGCACCTTGCGTTACCTCTTCGTCAACAAGGCGGCGGAGAAGATGATCGGCATGTCGCGGGCCGAAATCGTCGGCAGGACCGCGCGCGAATTGTTCTCCCCGGAGGCGGCCGACTTGATCGAACGGCGCGACCGGCAGTTGCTTGCCCAGAAGCAACAGTTCGAACCCATTGTCGATACTATCGACAGCCCCGTTCGCGGACGGCGTGTGATCTGTGCGCGACGGCTGCAGATTGGCGGCGCCGGAGAGCAGCCGCACACCTTCGTGACTATGGTCGAGATGGGAGCGGATCGCGAACGTCAATAG
- the trbL gene encoding P-type conjugative transfer protein TrbL: MCTSDQARAVGGDGYLIGNWNSLARIVFESFAGLGLKASGASLSASDFLRPGKIAQVGLDAGRPLLDSISNLMGYISFFENFVQIVVLLFAWVVVLLAFFILAIQLFVTLIEFKLTTLAGFVLIPFGLFGKTTFAAERVLGNVISSGIKILVLAVIVGIGSTLFSQFTAGFGGAQPTIENAMTLVLAALSLLGLGIFGPGIANGLVSGGPQLGAGATIGTGLAAGGIVAAGAGLAAGGAGLAGGAIAGGARGGGAVISGATAAYRSGGLAGVAEAGASAATSPLRRAAAAFGGSQAGEQGASAPAEGQPDWARRMKRAQTIRHGASAAGHAVRSGDHGGSGSSVDLSEGER; encoded by the coding sequence GTGTGCACATCCGACCAAGCTCGTGCAGTCGGCGGCGATGGCTACCTCATCGGTAACTGGAACAGTCTGGCGCGCATCGTCTTCGAGAGCTTTGCCGGTCTTGGCCTGAAAGCATCAGGCGCAAGCCTCTCCGCATCGGATTTCCTGAGACCTGGAAAGATCGCTCAAGTCGGACTTGATGCCGGCCGACCGCTCCTCGATTCGATCTCCAACCTGATGGGCTACATCAGCTTTTTCGAAAATTTCGTCCAGATCGTGGTTCTTCTGTTCGCGTGGGTCGTGGTGCTGCTCGCCTTCTTCATTTTGGCGATCCAGCTCTTCGTCACCCTGATCGAGTTCAAGCTCACGACACTGGCCGGGTTCGTGCTCATTCCCTTTGGCTTGTTTGGCAAGACCACCTTCGCGGCGGAGCGCGTTCTGGGCAACGTCATATCTTCCGGCATTAAGATCCTGGTCCTGGCCGTCATCGTCGGCATCGGCTCCACCCTGTTCTCGCAGTTCACCGCAGGTTTCGGCGGTGCACAGCCAACCATCGAAAACGCGATGACGCTGGTGCTCGCGGCGCTTTCCTTGCTGGGCCTCGGTATCTTCGGTCCGGGTATCGCAAACGGCCTGGTGTCGGGCGGCCCCCAACTCGGCGCCGGCGCCACGATTGGAACAGGCCTTGCTGCTGGCGGCATTGTTGCGGCTGGCGCGGGACTTGCCGCTGGCGGTGCCGGTCTCGCTGGTGGTGCGATTGCTGGCGGCGCGCGCGGTGGCGGCGCTGTCATCAGCGGAGCAACAGCCGCCTATCGAAGCGGCGGCCTTGCCGGCGTCGCGGAGGCTGGCGCTTCGGCTGCGACGAGTCCTTTGCGTCGAGCAGCGGCCGCCTTCGGAGGTAGTCAAGCGGGCGAGCAGGGCGCGAGCGCACCGGCCGAAGGGCAGCCCGATTGGGCTCGCCGCATGAAGCGTGCTCAGACCATCCGGCATGGTGCCTCGGCCGCTGGCCACGCCGTCCGCTCGGGCGATCATGGTGGTAGCGGTTCCTCCGTCGATTTGTCCGAGGGAGAACGTTGA
- the trbF gene encoding conjugal transfer protein TrbF: MFKRPSVHYGRMPEPITPYQKAAQVWDERIGSARVQAKSWRLMAFGCLMLSAGLAGGLVWQSSQGSITPWVVEVDHLGQAQRIAPANIEYQPTDAQIAYHLARFIEDVRGLPADGIVLRQNWLRAYDFTTDRGAAALNDYARSNDPFAKLGKAQISVEVSSVIRASSESFRVAWTQRIYDNGALNSTERWTAILTIVIETPREAERLRKNPLGVYVRAINWSKELGQ; encoded by the coding sequence ATGTTCAAACGGCCATCAGTTCACTACGGGCGCATGCCCGAGCCGATTACGCCTTATCAAAAGGCCGCGCAGGTTTGGGACGAACGCATTGGATCAGCGCGCGTGCAAGCCAAGAGCTGGCGCCTGATGGCTTTTGGCTGCCTGATGCTGTCAGCCGGTCTCGCAGGTGGCCTTGTCTGGCAATCGAGTCAGGGCTCGATCACGCCGTGGGTGGTCGAAGTCGATCATCTCGGTCAGGCTCAGCGGATTGCGCCGGCTAACATTGAATATCAGCCCACTGATGCGCAGATCGCTTATCATCTGGCACGCTTTATCGAGGATGTCAGAGGCCTACCGGCCGACGGGATCGTTCTGCGCCAAAACTGGCTGCGGGCCTATGATTTTACGACTGATCGCGGCGCCGCTGCGCTCAACGACTACGCGCGCAGCAACGACCCCTTTGCCAAGCTGGGTAAGGCGCAAATCTCTGTCGAGGTCTCGAGCGTCATTCGTGCGTCGTCGGAAAGCTTTCGGGTCGCATGGACCCAGCGCATCTACGACAATGGCGCCTTGAACTCGACCGAGCGCTGGACTGCAATTCTTACAATCGTGATCGAGACGCCGCGCGAAGCCGAGCGCCTACGCAAGAATCCTCTTGGCGTCTATGTCCGCGCCATCAACTGGTCAAAGGAGTTGGGTCAGTGA
- the trbG gene encoding P-type conjugative transfer protein TrbG has product MTKTPSDVHSKCSIQQNGLNSTWRGFVSAKRALLSALMLCSSVLGGCATYIPPEISYDTEVPPLPATPVALDDRLRPLHVPPLWKPALGGKSAGKEEVEPVSRVETANNAARVEPRKRGYFNAAQIYAYSPGALYQIYAAPGQITDIALEEGEQLTGSGPIAAGDTVRWVVGDTESGSGDTRRVHVLVKPTRASIETNLVVNTDRRTYLIELRSRERPYMPSVAWYYPETARERWRSVALKPALPNPAQRISRYAIEGDSPPWRPLAAYDDGRKVYVEFPQGIVQGEMPPLFVIGPDGKTELVNYRADGNVLIVDRLFAAAELRLGGEHQKKVRIVRTGGRPSS; this is encoded by the coding sequence GTGACCAAGACGCCGTCTGACGTTCATTCGAAATGTTCCATTCAGCAAAACGGACTCAATTCGACTTGGCGCGGGTTCGTGAGCGCGAAGCGTGCACTTCTGTCCGCTCTTATGCTTTGCTCGTCCGTGCTCGGTGGGTGCGCGACATACATTCCGCCGGAGATCAGCTATGACACTGAAGTTCCTCCGCTGCCGGCGACGCCCGTGGCTCTCGACGACAGATTGCGACCGCTTCACGTTCCGCCGCTCTGGAAGCCGGCTCTCGGAGGCAAGTCGGCCGGGAAGGAAGAGGTCGAACCGGTGAGCCGGGTTGAGACGGCAAACAATGCGGCCAGGGTCGAACCGCGCAAGCGGGGGTATTTCAATGCGGCGCAAATCTACGCCTACAGTCCCGGGGCTCTCTATCAGATTTACGCCGCGCCGGGGCAGATCACAGATATCGCGCTCGAGGAGGGAGAACAGTTGACGGGATCAGGGCCGATCGCGGCCGGAGATACTGTACGCTGGGTCGTGGGCGATACCGAGAGCGGCAGCGGCGATACACGGCGCGTCCATGTCTTGGTCAAGCCGACCCGAGCTTCGATCGAAACCAACCTAGTGGTCAACACTGACCGGCGCACCTACCTGATCGAACTCCGATCCCGCGAACGGCCATACATGCCGTCTGTTGCCTGGTACTATCCTGAAACCGCACGGGAACGATGGCGTTCGGTCGCTCTGAAACCCGCTCTTCCGAACCCGGCGCAGCGCATCTCCCGCTATGCCATCGAAGGGGACAGTCCTCCCTGGCGACCGCTCGCCGCATATGACGATGGCCGCAAGGTCTATGTCGAATTCCCGCAAGGCATCGTGCAGGGCGAGATGCCTCCGCTCTTTGTCATCGGTCCAGACGGCAAGACCGAACTCGTCAACTATCGCGCTGACGGCAATGTATTGATCGTCGATCGGCTGTTTGCTGCCGCCGAACTGCGGCTTGGTGGTGAGCACCAGAAGAAGGTCAGGATTGTCAGAACCGGCGGGAGGCCGTCGTCATGA
- a CDS encoding TrbI/VirB10 family protein codes for MNSRNVNEQAIPPETQVEPSESFRLRAEHTRVTRLSRKVLAGGSAVALLVIGGAVLWSLQNNRSRNQAADELYSTDHHNVADGITTLPKDYAGVPRQPIPQLGPPLPGDLGRPILAAQGQSPTIGTDPDQQRRDQETEAARISHLFAATNEGARPPTAAAVGGDRLASPSATSTGEDRSAQNGQDRKLAFVNASVDRRMVSPDRVIRPASPYIVQAGTVIPGALITGIRSDLPGQITAQVTENVFDTPTGRFLLVPQGARLIGIYDSQVTFGQSRVLLVWTRLIMPNGRSIVLERQPGADTAGYAGLEDQVDNHWGELFKAAALSTFLAVGTELGAGSDTNSNDSAIIQALRHGASDSLNQTGQQVVRRGLNIQPTLTVRPGFPIRVIVNRDLILQPYAR; via the coding sequence ATGAACTCTCGGAATGTAAACGAGCAAGCTATTCCGCCGGAGACACAAGTGGAGCCATCCGAGAGCTTCCGCTTGAGAGCAGAGCACACGCGCGTGACGCGGTTGTCGCGGAAGGTCTTGGCCGGCGGGAGCGCGGTTGCCCTGCTTGTCATCGGCGGAGCGGTGCTGTGGTCGCTGCAGAACAATCGCTCCCGCAATCAAGCGGCCGATGAGCTTTACAGTACCGACCACCACAATGTTGCCGACGGTATTACGACGCTGCCGAAGGACTATGCTGGCGTTCCGCGCCAGCCAATCCCGCAGCTTGGTCCGCCGCTTCCCGGCGACCTCGGTCGACCAATACTTGCTGCTCAAGGCCAGTCGCCGACGATCGGCACTGATCCAGACCAGCAGCGCCGGGATCAAGAGACTGAGGCAGCCCGCATCAGCCATTTGTTCGCTGCGACCAATGAAGGAGCGCGTCCGCCCACCGCTGCGGCGGTTGGAGGCGACCGCCTCGCATCACCAAGCGCAACGAGCACTGGCGAGGATAGATCTGCGCAAAACGGCCAGGACCGCAAGCTTGCCTTCGTGAATGCCTCCGTGGACCGTCGCATGGTAAGCCCTGACCGTGTCATCAGGCCCGCTTCACCATACATCGTGCAGGCCGGGACGGTGATTCCAGGGGCGCTGATCACCGGGATCCGATCGGACCTGCCAGGCCAAATTACCGCGCAGGTAACCGAGAATGTTTTTGACACGCCGACCGGTCGCTTTCTGCTCGTGCCTCAGGGAGCGCGTCTAATCGGCATCTACGACAGCCAGGTCACTTTCGGCCAGTCTCGCGTTCTGCTCGTCTGGACCCGGCTAATCATGCCGAATGGACGTTCTATAGTTCTCGAGCGGCAGCCTGGCGCTGACACCGCTGGCTATGCTGGCCTAGAAGACCAGGTGGACAATCACTGGGGCGAACTCTTCAAGGCTGCGGCACTATCGACGTTTCTCGCCGTCGGAACGGAACTGGGTGCCGGCTCGGACACTAACAGCAACGACAGCGCAATTATCCAGGCGTTGCGTCACGGCGCCTCGGACTCTCTAAACCAAACTGGACAGCAGGTAGTTCGGCGCGGTCTCAATATCCAGCCCACGCTGACGGTACGTCCTGGCTTCCCGATCCGCGTGATCGTGAATCGCGATCTGATCCTTCAGCCTTACGCGAGGTAG
- a CDS encoding DUF2274 domain-containing protein, protein MSKLKIAAVPDDKPVKITAELPASVHRDLLAYADLLSAQSGQMVDPAKLISPMLFKFMATDRGFLKSRRQTRRLVENG, encoded by the coding sequence GTGTCGAAGTTGAAAATTGCTGCCGTTCCAGATGACAAACCGGTAAAGATCACTGCGGAGCTACCCGCAAGCGTACATCGCGATCTGCTTGCTTATGCGGATTTACTATCCGCCCAAAGTGGACAGATGGTTGACCCAGCGAAGCTTATCTCGCCCATGCTCTTCAAGTTCATGGCAACCGACCGCGGCTTCCTGAAGTCGCGGCGGCAGACTCGGCGGCTCGTAGAGAACGGATAG